In one Thermodesulfobium acidiphilum genomic region, the following are encoded:
- a CDS encoding FAD-binding oxidoreductase, with protein sequence MISKSVISELEDIAGRENVLTDYAYTFVYSYDATQLHKVPDVVVIVSNSKQVSKVVKVARKHKVNLYPRGSGTSISGGPIPAEGGIVLELSRLNKILDIDTENMIAVVEPGVIAAVLDAEVAKRGLFYPPDPGSLSVATIGGCVAEGAGGLRGLKYGTTKNYVIGLEVVLPNSDIVQTGSFSLRGSPGFDLTHLFVCSEGTLGIITKIMLKLIYPPKKIKTMLVMFDEIESAGIAVASIIENKVIPSTMELLDKVSINAIEDFNRVGLPRDIEALLLIEVDGEPEDVDKSAKVVEEVCSKAGARSIEVAKNESERNRLMQARRSLFPVLARLRPTTITEDATVPRSKVPSMIKRIHEIKDRYNLLIGSCGHVGDGNMHPIFLTDKRDKVEMEKVEKAVSEIFDYCIELGGTLTGEHGIGIVKAKFMEREFKKEGMRFFSDIKKSIDPQNIMNPNKIIMAKDIKVDYI encoded by the coding sequence GTGATATCAAAAAGTGTTATAAGTGAATTGGAAGATATAGCTGGGAGAGAAAACGTTCTTACTGATTACGCTTATACTTTTGTTTATTCATATGATGCTACACAGCTACATAAAGTACCAGATGTAGTAGTAATTGTATCTAATTCAAAGCAAGTTTCAAAAGTGGTAAAAGTAGCTAGAAAACACAAGGTAAATCTTTATCCAAGGGGTTCGGGAACCAGTATTAGTGGCGGTCCAATACCTGCTGAAGGTGGAATAGTTCTGGAATTAAGCAGATTGAATAAAATATTGGATATCGACACAGAAAATATGATAGCTGTTGTAGAACCAGGCGTAATAGCCGCTGTTTTAGATGCTGAGGTTGCAAAAAGAGGTCTTTTTTACCCTCCAGATCCGGGTAGTCTTTCTGTGGCAACTATTGGTGGTTGTGTGGCAGAGGGAGCGGGAGGCTTAAGGGGATTGAAATATGGTACAACAAAAAATTATGTAATAGGTTTGGAGGTTGTTCTGCCAAACTCAGATATAGTTCAGACGGGCAGTTTTTCGCTTAGGGGGAGTCCAGGATTTGACTTAACTCATCTTTTTGTTTGCTCAGAGGGAACATTGGGGATTATTACAAAGATAATGTTAAAGCTAATTTATCCTCCAAAAAAGATAAAGACTATGTTGGTAATGTTTGATGAAATAGAATCAGCAGGTATTGCTGTGGCAAGTATTATTGAGAATAAGGTTATTCCATCCACTATGGAGTTATTGGATAAAGTATCTATAAACGCTATTGAAGACTTTAATAGGGTTGGTTTGCCAAGGGATATTGAGGCGCTCTTGTTAATAGAAGTAGATGGTGAACCAGAAGACGTTGATAAATCAGCTAAAGTTGTAGAAGAGGTTTGTTCAAAAGCTGGTGCAAGATCTATAGAGGTAGCAAAGAATGAAAGTGAAAGAAATAGGCTAATGCAGGCAAGAAGATCTTTGTTTCCTGTTTTGGCAAGACTTAGGCCTACTACGATTACTGAGGATGCTACAGTACCCAGAAGCAAAGTACCATCGATGATAAAAAGAATTCATGAGATTAAAGATAGATACAATCTTCTTATAGGCAGTTGTGGTCATGTGGGTGATGGCAATATGCATCCTATTTTTCTAACTGACAAAAGGGACAAAGTTGAGATGGAAAAGGTAGAAAAAGCAGTGAGCGAGATCTTTGATTATTGTATAGAACTTGGTGGGACGCTTACAGGAGAACATGGAATAGGAATTGTAAAGGCAAAGTTTATGGAAAGAGAATTTAAAAAAGAAGGCATGAGGTTTTTTTCTGATATAAAAAAGTCAATTGACCCACAAAACATAATGAATCCAAATAAGATAATTATGGCTAAAGATATAAAAGTTGATTACATATAA